The Streptomyces sp. 11x1 genomic sequence GGTGGCGTCGTCGAGGACGGCGCGGAGCCGGGAGTTGATCTCCTCGCGCGAGGTGAGCGTCTCCTCCAGGTCCATGCTGCCGATGACATTGCGCAGCGTGGTCACGGTGAGCTGGTCGATCGCCTGGAGGTAGTCGGCGACCTCGTAGGCCGCCGCCCGCGGATCAGTGATCTGGTAGTAGAGCACGGTGTCGATGTTCACCACGAGGTTGTCCTCGGTGATCACCGGCCTGGGATCGGACGAATAGACCTGCTCGCGCACGTCGAGCTTGGTGTTGATCCGGTCCGCCACCGGCACGACGAAGTTCAGACCGGGTTGCAGCGTCCGGCGGTATCTGCCGAACCGCTCGATGTTGTAGCGGCGCGCCTGCGGAACGATCCGCACGGTGGAGGCCACGAGGAAGACGACGACGATGGCCGCCACGAGGAGGGGGATGACGACGGGATCCACAGTGCCTCCGTTGCTGGGTGTTCAACCGCTCAGCCGTTCAGCCGCTCACGGAAGGAGTTCGCGGGGGTAGACGATGGCCGTGGCCCCTTCGATCTCCATGACGTCCACCAGCGCTCCCACCGGGATGACAAGGCTCTCGTCCAGGGCGCGGGCGGACCATTCCTCGCCGGAGATTTTGATCAGGCCACGGGTAGCGGTGACCTCCTGCATCACCTCCGCCCGCTTGCCGATCAGCGCGTCCGTGCCGTCCCGCACGAGCGGCTGCTGCGCCATGTGCCGCAGCGCGACAGGACGCACGATCAGGAGACCCGCCGCCGATGCCGCCGCGAGGGCCACGAGCTGGCCGAGCAGGCCGATGCCCACACCGGCGACCACGGCGGCGACCAGCGCGGCGCCCGCCAACAACCCGAAGACAAGGGTCAGCGTGAAGAACTCCGCCGCACCCAGCGCCGCGGCGGCGAGCAGCCAGAAGAACCACGGCATCGAATCGCCCTCCTTCAGGGGCCTTCTCCACCAAGCTACCTTCCCGGACGCCGGGCAGACAGACACGGCAACCGTGGTTCTTGTTCGTGGAGGGGCGTGGCCTGATCGGCGTGGTACCCGCGGGCAGCTGAACGGCCGCCGTGATCATCAGCGTTCCCGCGCCACCGCATGAACTGCACAACGGTCCACACCAGCACAGCGGGCGGGCCCGGTCGTCGGAGACCAGGTGGACTCTTCCGGTCCGCCGTGAACGTCCCAACGCCCCGCGTCCAGCTGCCTCCTCACGCGTTGCCCCCCTTTTTTGCGGGTCGTCGGCCGGAGACTTGCAGGGCGCACCGGCCGCGAGGCGATGCGCCCGGCTGGAGGTCGAATCGATGTTCACAGCCCACTCCCGGCGAGCGTCCCGTCCGGGTCACCGGCATCCGCCTCGATCTGCAGTTCCGCCGCGATATCCCGCCGCTCCACGATGTCGTGCCCATAGCGTGCCCGTAAGGGCGGGCAAGCACGGTCGGCAGCGGTGCGATCCGACCGGAACCTCCACTGTGGAGAAGGGCCGTCTCAGCAGGTCGGGGCCATATGCGCCACTCAAGCGCCGTCGCTTCCCAAGCCGAGAACACGAGTTCGATTCTCGTCACCCGCTCCCTATGAAACCCCAGGTCAGCGGCCTGGAGTTTGTCGTGTCCGGGCACGCCGATCCGCGTCGGGCGGGTTGTGCTCAGGCGGGCCGGACGGAGGCCCGTAGTTCGACCTCGTATCCGCCCTTCGGGGTGGGTTCGGCGGTGAGGGTGCCGTCGAGCAGTTCGGCGCGTTCTCTCAGGCCGATCAGGCCGTGCCGGGCGCTGGGCAGGGCGACGGACGGGCGGGTGGGGCGGTGTTGGCGACGGTGAGGCCGAAGTGCTGCGCGTCATGCCACAGACGCACCTCGGCGCGGGCGCCCGGGGCGTGCTTGTGGACGTTCGTGAGGGCTTCTTGGACCGTGCGGTAGACGGTGCGTTGGGCGGTTGTGCTGATGCCGGGCGGGAGCTCGCCGGTCAGCGTGGTCTCGATGCCGCTGTTGGCGATCAGTTGCTGGAGGTCGGCGAGGGTGGGCTGCGGAGTGAGTTCGGTGTCCTTGCCGCCGGAGGCGCGGAGCAGGGTGACCATGTGGCGGAGTTCGTCGAGGGTGTTCACGCTCAGGGTGCGGATGGTGCGGGCGGCGTCGCGGGCGTCCGGCTCCTTGGCGGCGACCTGCAGGGCTCCGGCCTGCACGGCGATGAGGCTGACCTGGTGGGAGACGACGTCGTGCATCTCGCGGGCCAGTTGGGCGCGTTCGCGGGCGAGGACGGTCTGGGCGTACAGGGCGCGTTCGTGTTCGCGGGCCACTTTGACCTCGACGAGTTGGCGGGCCACGTCGCGTCTGGCCTGCACGAGCTGGCCGCACAGGATCGGAGCGAAGGCCATGGCCAGCGTGTAGACGAACTCGATGAGCGTCCAGGTCCCGTCGCCGGAAAACGTGTCGCCGGAAAACGTGTCGGACAGGGGCCAGGCGAGGGTGGTCGCCGCCGCGTTCAGCAGGGCGCATCCGGCCAGCAGCGGGCGGTTACGGGTGCGCGTGGCCAGTGTGTACAGGGCGGCGATCGGCACGACTGCCACGTCCATGAACAGGGTCATGGGCAGTGTCAGCAGGAAGACGGGCAGGGGAAGGCGCCTGCGCAGGAACAGTCCGGCGCAGCCGAGGGCGGCGCAGGCCCACATGAACGCTGACGCCTCGCCATAGAGGTTGATCCAGGCGTCGAGGGCCGCGAGCACGACGAGGCCCGCGTCGACGGCCCAGGGCGGCACCCGCCGCAGTGCCTCACCCGTGCCCATCACCGGTTGTCCCGTGCCGTGCCGGCGCCGACGTCGCCGTTGTCGCCGAGCAGTCCGGCCCGCTCGGCGAGCAGTGCCGCCTGGACGCGGCCGGTGACCCGGAGTTTGGTCAGGATCGAGCTGACGTGGTCCTTGACGGTGCCCGCGCTCAGGTGGATGCGGGTGCCGATGTCGGCGTTGGACAGTCCTTCCGCGATCAGGACGAGGACGTCACGTTCGCGGTCGGTGAGCAGGTTCACGCGCGCCACGTCCGCGTCCTGGGGCGTGTCCGCCCCAGGATGGCCGCGCAGCAGGGCCCGCGAGGCTTTCGGGGACATCACCACCCCGCCCGCGGCCAGTGTGCGTACGAGGTGGGCGAGCTGTTCGGGTTCGGTGTCCTTGAGCAGGAAGCCCGCGGCTCCCGAGCGCAGCGCGGTCACGATGTACTCGTCGGTGTCGAAGGTGGTCAGCATAGCCACCGTCGGCGGCTCGGGCAGCGTCTGGATCTCCCTCAGGACGGTCAGGCCGTCCACGTCCGGCATGCGGATGTCGAGGAGCACGACGTCCGGATGCTCACGCCGGATCACGTCGGCGGCGTGCGATCCTTCCGCGGTCGCCACGACCTGGATGCCGTCAGAGGCATTCAGGATCAGCTGGAACCCGGACCGCACCAGCGCCTCGTCGTCCACCACCACTACCCGGATCACCGGCGTTCCGCCTCACACTTGTCTGCCCTGTCCAGCTTCTCGGCGTCCCTGTACGCCATACGCCCCGCGTCGGGGCGCTCACGTTCCCGTACGGTGATCGCTCCCTGTGGACAGTACGTCCGGCCAGGTGCGGGACGGTGCGGCCGCTGCAGACTCCCGCCACCCGGCAGGATGGTTCCAGCCGTTCGGGGGGGGGAGCGCTCCGGCCCGTCGGCGGGCGGGTGGGCGAGGTCCGGCGGATGGTGTCGGCGGTTCTCGTTCGGTGGGATCGGTCCGTGGGCCCGAGCGGGTCTGCCGGCCGCAGTCGTTTCCCGAACCGTTCGAGGATCACCCAGTCATGCCCGATTTGCGCCTTCGTCGGCCTGTCCGTGCTCTGCGCCGCTGTGCGGCGCAGCCCCATGTGCTGTTCGGAGGCGTGTACGGGGCGGTACTCGCCAGCTCCATGGTGGCCGCCCTGACGGAGCAGGGTGAGACGGCGTCCGCCGACCGGTTCATCAGCGCCCAGTGGCTCCTGATCACGGCCGCCGCATCGGCCTTGGCGCACGGTTACGCGCATCTCATCGCCCTGCGCGGCGACCGGACCCATCACGGTGTGCGCGCCGCGGTGCGGCTGTTGCTGTCCGAGTGGCCGTTGGTGGTGGCGACGGTGCCGACGGTGGTCCTGCTGCTCGGCGCGGGCTGGGGGTGGTGGCCCTCGGCGGGCATCGAGTACGTGGCCTTCGCCGTGAACGTGGTGCTGCTGTTCGTCTGGGGCCTGCTCGCGGCCCGCGCTGCCGGTCGCACGTGGAGTTCCGCCTTGATGATCGGCACCGTGGACTCGTTGCTCGGGCTGACGGTCGTGGTGGCCAACGCCATCATCAAATAGGGCAGTTGGCTGTCCGGGCCCGCCGGCCGGCCGCCGCGGCGCTGTTCCGCCGGTCGGCGGGGTGGGCCCGGCCGGTCGGCGGGGGCGTTACCGAAGCCTGCCGGATGGTCCGTCTCCTGCCGGCACCGAAGCATTCTGTGTATGACACAGATACAGCCGCCGCAGGAGACATCGGCTCCGCCGGAGAACTCGCCTCCAGGGCCCAGAACCTCCCCCGAGTCCGCCGGGCAGGTCTCGCCCGGCCCCTCGATGGGACGCCTGGTCGGGTTGGACCTGGCCCGCGCGCTGGCGGTGTTCGGCATGTACATCGTGCACATCGCCCCGATGCCGTCAGCCGGGAACGACCTCGGCAGCTGGGTGTACTCCCTGGCCGAGGGGCGCTCGTCGGCCCTGTTCGCCACCCTCGCCGGGTTCTCCCTGATGCTGATCGCCGGCCGCCGTGAGCCCAAGACCGGCCTGGCGGGCCGGCAGGCGAAGGCCCGCATCGCGATCCGCGCCGTGATCCTGCTGGCGCTGGGCACCGTGCTGGCGATGGAGTACGGGGACATCATCATCCTCGCCTACTACGGCGTCTACTTCCTCCTCGCGCTGCTCCTGGTGCGACTGAGCGCCAGGACGCTGGCGATCATCGCGGCGGGGATCGCGCTCGTCATGCCGCAGCTGGCGTTCGTTTTGAAGATGTGGCTGAGCGACTCCGTCCAGCAGAGCATCAACGCCTACGACCCGCTGGAACGGCTCAGCACCGTGGGCGTACTCGATCTGCTGCTCACGGGCCTCTACCCGACGATCACGTGGATGGCGTTCGTGACCGCCGGCATGGCCCTGGCCCGCCTCGACCTGACCGCCGCCACCGTCCAGCGGCGCCTGGCTGC encodes the following:
- a CDS encoding response regulator transcription factor, with translation MVVDDEALVRSGFQLILNASDGIQVVATAEGSHAADVIRREHPDVVLLDIRMPDVDGLTVLREIQTLPEPPTVAMLTTFDTDEYIVTALRSGAAGFLLKDTEPEQLAHLVRTLAAGGVVMSPKASRALLRGHPGADTPQDADVARVNLLTDRERDVLVLIAEGLSNADIGTRIHLSAGTVKDHVSSILTKLRVTGRVQAALLAERAGLLGDNGDVGAGTARDNR
- a CDS encoding DUF418 domain-containing protein — protein: MTQIQPPQETSAPPENSPPGPRTSPESAGQVSPGPSMGRLVGLDLARALAVFGMYIVHIAPMPSAGNDLGSWVYSLAEGRSSALFATLAGFSLMLIAGRREPKTGLAGRQAKARIAIRAVILLALGTVLAMEYGDIIILAYYGVYFLLALLLVRLSARTLAIIAAGIALVMPQLAFVLKMWLSDSVQQSINAYDPLERLSTVGVLDLLLTGLYPTITWMAFVTAGMALARLDLTAATVQRRLAALGASLTVGAYGLATLLGGTSAVLSFRGGGGPSSGSGAGSMGSGSMGSGSGAGSMGSGSGGPELSASDLLGAMSHTGTTLDTIGCVGVAILVIVAAMVAIDRLPLLRRLAKPVIAVGTMSLTAYVGHFLAQSAWPASGAGTTTSWVPVLTYILTAIVFATIWSRFFRRGPLEYLLNAATKPAKYIR
- a CDS encoding NfeD family protein — protein: MPWFFWLLAAAALGAAEFFTLTLVFGLLAGAALVAAVVAGVGIGLLGQLVALAAASAAGLLIVRPVALRHMAQQPLVRDGTDALIGKRAEVMQEVTATRGLIKISGEEWSARALDESLVIPVGALVDVMEIEGATAIVYPRELLP